CTCGGGGCTTCGCCGGACTTTGCGCCAAGGTCGGCGTCGACGTTTGGGGAACCCTGTTGGAGGGCGGAGAGGACTACGAGCTGCTGTTCACCCTGCGCGCGGGCGCGGAACAGGCCTTCGGTGATTACGCCCGGCGTCGGGGCTTGAAGGTCGCCTGTATCGGCCATGCTCGCCAGGGCTCCGGCATCCGCTGGCTGGAAGGGGGCCACGAGATCCGACGTCGCTTCGGCGGCTTTCGCCATTTCTAGCCGGCGTCTCGGAAAACCCATACCCTCCATGCAGCCGCATTTTTAGAGAGGCCCAAGCTACACGGTGCTCAGCAACCCTCGCCCGAGCAGATACAGTTGGAGGCCAGCAGGTCGTTGTCGTTGAAGTCGAGGTTGTCCCAGCTGCAGTCGACGATGACGTTGCCGCCCGGCTCGACGCAGTTGCCGCGGAAGGCGCCGAAGGCCGTGCCCGTGGCCTCGGGGACGTCGGGGGCGGAGGTGACGTCGAGGAGCAGGTCGCGGAAAAAGACCGAGCAGCCCAAAGCGCTGCTGAGCGTGTCGTTGGCCAGCGAGCTGCCGGCCGTGAAGTCGATGTCCAGCTGCAGGTCGGTCCCGTCGTCGACGTAGTCCCCGCCGAAGCCGACCGTTCCCGTCATCCCGTTGCAACCCTGGAAGTTCATTTCGAGATCAAAGGTGCCGGTCGAGGCGTCGCCGGTGGTGGTGCCCGAGACCGTCCCCGTGCCGCCGGATTCGCAGTTGAAGGCCAGGCCGTCGAAGGTGGCGGCCTTGACGGCGCGCAGGGCGGAAGGCTCGCCGGTGAAGACCGCCTCGAGGCCGTCGCCCACGGCGGTGAAGCCGTCGTCGAAGGACTGGACGGTGTCGTCGATGCCCTTGCCGGGGACGGCGTCGCCGCTGCTGCAGGCGCCGAGGCCGAGGGTCAAGGCGGTCAGGGTGAGCGTCAGGCTGAAAATCCGTGAGAAGGTGATTCGGGGCATGGGGGTCCTCCGCTGGATGGGAATTTTCCGGTTTGATAGTGCGGAGCCGATCCGCGGGCAAGCGAGAAATTCGCGGTCCTGTTCAAGACCCGAAGACCCGCCGCAGGATGTCGGTGACGCGGGCGGCGGGGTCCCGACGGATCTTCCGCTCCTCGTTCGCCATCAGCTTGAAGAGGCCCGAGATCGCCCGCTCGGTGACGTAGCTGTCCAGGTTGGGGTTGACGCGCTGGACGAAGGGGATCTGGTTGTAGCGCTTGACGAGCGGAGTCCAGTATTTCGTGACGCCGACCTTCGCGATGTTCAGGACATGACGGAGTTTCTCGGCAGGAGTGTACGGCTCTGCACCTCCGCGTTAGGAGTCATCGGCGGCGCCGCAATCGCCAGGCCACCAGGCCCAAGCCTCCCGCCAGCCAGCCCGCTGGAATAGCCCATGGCGCTTCTGCGGCGCCGCCAAGGCGGCAAGAGCCTCCTCCGCCGAGGGCCTCCACATTGGAATCTTCGTCTTGGATCACAATGGGGCCGTCCGGACTGCCGTCGCAGGCATTGCCCGCGCCGTCGCCGTCGTTATCGGCTTGGTCGGGATTGACCTCGAAGGGGCAATTATCGTCGATGTTCGGAACGCCGTCGTCGTCGCTGTCCGGAGGCGGTCGGCAGATTTGCGCCTCCGCGCAATCCGGGTCTTCACAATCCACGAGACCGTCCCCGTCTTCGTCGGTTCCATTATTACAAATCGATTCCCTTTGGCAGGCGTCTCCGATGCCGTCGGCGGGGTCCACGTCTTTCTGATCAGGATTCGGGACCAAGGGACAATTGTCGAAGAGATCCGGAACGCCGTCTCCGTCTGCATCGATGCAGGTAGGGAACGGAGCGCAATCCGGATCCTCACAGTCGACGAGGCCGTCGCTGTCATTGTCGATAAAATCCAGACAGGCTTCATCCCCGGTATCGACGCAGAAAGGATCGGAGCCGCAATCCGGATCTTCGCAGTCGATGAGGCCGTCGCCGTCATTGTCGACAAAGTCGACACAAGAGAAGTCCTCTCCGGTTTCGGTGTCGCAAGCGTCACCGATGCCGTCAAAGTCGGAATCCTCTTGGCCGGGATTGGCCACAAAGACGCAATTGTCGCTCTCATCGGGAATTCCATCGTCGTCTTCGTCGCCGGGAACCGCAAAAGCTGGATTCACAATGGAGAAACTGCCGATCCAACCCAGAACCCACAGGGTTTTTAGAATTTTGGCGAACATAGGCAAAACCTCCTCGAGCCCCTGAGATCTTTTGCCTTAGCATGGATAACGGCTAGAAAATTATTATAAATCAGTTAGTTACTTAATCACCCGCATTGATATTGATTTCTACCCTTATCCCTCGGTGAGCTCTTTTTTGAATATGTACAAAAGTATAACAAAATAAATGCGGAGGGTAAGACGAAAAAAATCCGCCCATTTGATGCGGGAGCTCGAATGTAAATCCGGCAGCGACCTTGGATTGCAAATTTTTTATGGAGAAGGGGGGATCGCGGCTATATTTATAAAAATTATGAGCCGAAGACCCGCCGCAGGATGTCGGTGACGCGGGCGGCCGGGTCCCGGCGGATCTTCCGCTCCTCGTTCGCCATCAGCTTGAAGAGGCCGTGGATCGCCCGCTCGGTGACGTAGCTGTCCAGGTTGGGGTTGACGCGCTGGACGAAGGGGATCTGGTTGTAGCGCTTGACGAGCGGGGTCCAGTATTTCGTCACGCCGACCTTCGCGATGGCCTTGCGCACGACCGGGCGGAAAGCGGCGTTTAACCGCGTCGAGGTCTTGCGGCGCAGGTAGTTCGTGGCGGCGTCGTCGGGCCCGCGCAGGATCTGGTAGCCGTCCTGGATGGTCAGCTCTTTGATCGCTTGTAAGAAGATGGGGGCGGCCTTCTTCGCGGCCTCCTCCGCCGCCCGGTTGAGGGTCTTGACGAAGTCCTCGACGGGCTTCTTGAGCCCGATCGTCTCGAGGGTGTTCTTCATCGCCTTGGCCTCGGGCGGGAAGGGGATGAAGAT
Above is a genomic segment from Deltaproteobacteria bacterium PRO3 containing:
- a CDS encoding DUF4197 domain-containing protein, which codes for MKAFLVAACLVISALLGPAGAQALTKPKASGSLDSSEVAFGLKEALFLAAKNAAGLASQVDGFYKNPAIFIPFPPEAKAMKNTLETIGLKKPVEDFVKTLNRAAEEAAKKAAPIFLQAIKELTIQDGYQILRGPDDAATNYLRRKTSTRLNAAFRPVVRKAIAKVGVTKYWTPLVKRYNQIPFVQRVNPNLDSYVTERAIHGLFKLMANEERKIRRDPAARVTDILRRVFGS
- a CDS encoding DUF4197 domain-containing protein, whose translation is MNIAKVGVTKYWTPLVKRYNQIPFVQRVNPNLDSYVTERAISGLFKLMANEERKIRRDPAARVTDILRRVFGS